DNA sequence from the Burkholderiales bacterium genome:
GTTCCACGACGACCCGCGCCGCCCGGTGGAGATTGCGCCCGCGGGCGTAGTAGCCCAAGCCGCTCCAATGGGCGAGCACCGCCTCTTCCTCTGCGGCGGCAAGGGCGTAGACATCGGGGAAGCGGGCGATGAACCGCTGGTAGTAGGGGATGACGGTGGCCACCTGGGTCTGTTGCAGCATGATTTCCGCCACCCAGATGCGGTAGGGATCGCGGGTCCCCTGCCAAGGCAGATGGTGACGGCCGTGGCGCCTTTGCCAACGGATGATGCGGCGGGCAAAGGTCTCCTTCATGGGCATGGTTCCCCCTGCGCCCAAAGCCCCGGGCCTTCCCTCCCGGCCTCCTCACCTTGGGGGCCGAGGCGCAGGACCACATCCTTGGCGTGAAAACCGTCGAGGTTGAGGCTTCCCACCCGCAGCCGACCGTCGATGGGAAGCGCTCCCAGGCGGGAAAGCTCGAACGGGTGCCGCGCCGCTTCCCCCGCGGCCCGAGGGCTTTGGAGCGTGAGCCGGTCGAGCCGGGCATCGAAAACGAGCCAGGGGGAGCGCCCCGGCAAAAGCGTGAGTTGCACGTGTGCCGTGGTCCCCTCGCCGCGGGCGACAAAGCGCGCGCCGATGGCATCCCTAGCCCCCGCCGCGCAACCGGAGAGGGCGAGCCGCAAGGTTCGGGGAAGCGGGGGCGCATCCAGGGTCACCTCCCCCACCACGGCCGAAGCCACCAGGCGACCCGTGGCGGGCAGAACCTCCAGGGGGGTGGCCAGGCGCAGGGTGAAATGCCCGGCGGTATGCCTGCCTTCCGCCTCAAGCTTGAGCCGTGCCGTGAGCTTCTCGCCTCCTCCCACGAGTTCCGGAAGACTCAGGGCCGCGGACAGCCGCGCCATTCCCCGTGCCGCCGTCAGGGTGCCGCTCGCCTGCCTCACTTCCAGCTTTTGCCCGGTGAGGGAGAGTCGCGGCAGCGCAAGGTTCAGCTCCGCCGTCTGCCCTTCCTCTTCCATCCGCGCCCGTACGGTCAGGTTTTCCACCCGGAGCGTCAGGGGCGGCCAGGCCGCTTCGCCATCGCCCCTCCCGGTGACCTCCACCCGGCGGCCACCCGGCACCTCGCCCTTGGCTTCCAGGGCCAGTTCCTGCCACGCGAGCCGTTTCTCGGCAACGTTCAGCTCGGCCCGGCCAGTCCCCTTGAAGGCAAGGGCCGTGGGCGGGGAATCGAGGTTGAGCCGTCCCTGGAAGGTGAGGGTCGAGGCCGTCTTCCCCCCAGGTCTTGCCGCGGCGAAGGTAAAGTCGGTGATTGCCCGCCGCCCCCTTTGCCGGTCCTCGAAATCCAGGCGGCCGGTCACCTGAAGCCGGCGGGGATCGAAGCGAAACGCCGGGGTTTTTTCCCGGGCAAACAGATCGTCGAAGTTGGTGCGCCCGTCGGCAAAACGCACGAGATGCGCCCGCAGCCCCGTGACCTCCAGTTCCGTGAGCACCACCTCACCCCGGAGGAGGGGCCAGAAGGCAAGTCCAAGGCGTAGGCCCTCCACCGTCGCAAACTCCCCTTCCCTCCCGCGTTCGGAAAGGGTAAGCCGCGCGAGAGCGAGCGCCGGCCGCGGAAAGAGGATCAGGCGCAAATCGCCCCCGATGCCGAGGTGCCGCTGCGTACGCGTCTCGACGAGCTGCTCAAGCCGCGGCTTGAGCAGGTTGGCAGCGAAAAGGTGGGCGGCGAGGAGAAGTCCCGTCAGGACCAGGAAGACGATCAGGGCGGCGCGTCGGTCGGGCTTGCGCATGGGATGGCATCTGCCGTGGGCTGGCGGCCACCGCCTTCAGGCGGCCCCGGCCGTCCGCCCGGCCCTGGCTTCCCCCTCAGGGGAGCGGGGAATCTGGAGCGGGTGATGGGAATCGAACCCACGTTAAGAGCTTGGGAAGCTCCCGTTCTACCATTGAACTACACCCGCCGGAAAGGTCGGTGGAAAGACCTGTGGTAGAATTGGGCGCTTATCATACTCACTTTCGAGGCGTTGTTGAAGTGATCGAGCTGTGGGTCAATGGGGAGGCGCGCCACGTCCCCCCGCATACGACCGTGGCCGCCCTGCTCGAATCCCTGCATCTTGCCGGCAGGCGGCTGGCAGTGGAACGCAATGGCGAAATCGTGCCCAAAAGCCGCCACGCCGAGGTGGAACTTCAGCCCGGCGACCGCCTCGAAATCGTGGTCGCCGTCGGCGGCGGCTGACGCCCCTTTCCTCTCCGGACACGCCATGGACCCGCTCATCATCGCCGGCAAAAGCTATTCCTCCCGCCTCCTCGTGGGCACCGGCAAGTACAAGGATTTCGAGGAAACCCGTCGCGCCGTGGAGGCCAGCGGCGCGGAAATCGTCACCGTGGCGATCCGCCGCACCAATATCGGCCAGGACCCCAATCAACCCTCGCTGCTGGATGTCCTGCCCCCTTCCCGTTACACCTATCTGCCCAACACCGCCGGCTGTTACACCGCGGAGGAGGCGGTGCGCACCCTGAGGCTCGCCCGTGAACTCCTCGACGGGCATGATCTGGTGAAGCTGGAAGTGTTGGGGGATGCCGAGACCCTCTATCCCAACGTGGTGGAGACCCTGCGCGCCGCGGAAATCCTCGTCAGGGAAGGCTTCAAGGTGATGGTCTATACCTCCGACGACCCCATCGTCGCCAAGCGCCTGGAGGACCTGGGCTGCGTGGCCATCATGCCGCTGGCTTCCCTCATCGGTTCCGGCATGGGCATTCTCAACCCGTGGAACCTGCAGATCATCATCGACCGCATCTCCGTGCCGGTCATCGTGGATGCCGGAGTGGGCACCGCCTCGGATGCGGCCATTGCCATGGAGCTGGGCTGTGATGCGGTGCTCATGAATACCGCCATCGCCGCCGCCCGCGACCCTGTGCTCATGGCCAGCGCCATGAAGATGGCCGTGGAAGCGGGGCGCGCCGCCTATCTCGCCGGACGTATGCCGAAGAAGGTCTATCAGGCAAGCCCGAGCTCCCCCGTGGAAGGCGTCATCGGCCGCTGACCCGCCTCATTTGATGTCGAGAAACTTCACCAGCTCGTCGTAGTCGGCAAGGCGCGCCGGCTCGAAGTGGGTATAGCCGTTGAACTTGAAATACTCCGCGGCCTCGGCGTCCTCGTGGGCCTTGAGCAGGGCCTGGGTGAGCAGCGCCTTTTGCGGGAAGTCCTTGCGCACGGCGAAAGTCAGGTGGGGCATGCCCTTGCCCTGCAACACCAGCACCAGGTTGTAGCCCCGGTTGGTCCATACGTTGAAGAGGGGGCTCGCCGCCACCCCCACGTCGATCAGGCGGTATTGCAGGGCATTGAGCACCGCCGTGGCATCGCTGTAGAAGGTGACGCTGCGGAAGTATTTGGCCGGATCGATGCCCATGGCCTTCAGTTCCGCGAGGGCGAGCTGGGTGATCATGGCGTCCTTTTCGTAGAAGCCGATGCGCTTGCCCTTCATGTCCTCGGGGAAGGCGATGTTGCTGTCGGCCAGCGCCATGAAGGCCGCGGAAAGCAGGCCGGGAATCTTGACCACCGGCTCGTAGCCTGCCAGACGGTTCGCCTTCATGATCATCGAAGGCGGCGCATACATGAAGTCGTAGCGCCCCGCCTGCGCCTTCTTCATGTATTCATCGTAGGTCTTGACCGCCTCCACCCGTACCGGCTTTTTCAACTGACGGCCGAGGTAATTGGCGAGCCCCTGATACTCCCGCACCACGATGATGGGACTGCGGACATAGTCCTGCACGCCGAGAATGTAAAAATCCGCCGCCCACGCCGGGAGGCTCAAAAGCAGTGCGATGAAGCCGATCAAGCCAGTGCGCAGTTTCATGGTTGTCTCCTTCTCGTTATCGATCCCCTGCCCCAAGGTAACGTTATTACAGGGTCCCTTTGCCCCTACCGTCAAGCAACGGTCCTGGCACTTCCCCCACCGAATGGGAAAAACGCGTTGCCCCGACTTCGAGCCTTTTTGCTACGCATTCATGAATTCCTCCGCCTGCGGCAGCCAGCGCGCCAGGTGCCTTTCCACGGCCTCCGGATGCGCGGAAAGCAGCCGCGGCGCCACCTCCCGGGCCAGGCTCAGCAGCTCGGTGTCGGCGGTGGGGTCGGCAATGCGCAACATGGGCACCCCGCTTTGGCGGGCGCCCAGGAATTCGCCGGGGCCCCGCAGGGCCAAATCCTGCCGTGCGATTTCGAAACCATCGGCAGATTCGTAGATCACCTTTAGCCTTGCCCGCGCCAGTTCCGACAGGGGCCGCTGGTAGAGGAGGATGCACACGCTGGCCGCCGCCCCCCGCCCCACCCGGCCCCGCAACTGGTGCAACTGGGCAAGCCCCATGCGCTCGGCGTGTTCGATCACCATCAGCGAGGCATTGGGGACGTCCACCCCCACCTCGATCACCGTCGTGGCCACCAGAAGCTGGATTTCGCCCGCCTTGAAATCCTCCATCACCTGGGCCTTTTCCCGCGCCCCCATGCGGCCATGCACCAGTCCCACCCGCAGGTCGGGGAAGGTGGAACGAAGGGCGGCATAGGTCTCCTCCGCCGCCTTGAGCTGGAGTTTTTCCGACTCCTCCACCAGGGGACAGACCCAGTAGGCCTGGCGTCCCTGGCGGCAGGCCTCGCGGATGCGGGCGATGACTTCATCGCGGCGGGATTCCTCCACCAGCTTGGTCACCACCGGCGTGCGTCCCGGCGGCAGCTCGTCGATGACGGAGACGTCGAGATCCGCGTAATAGCTCATGGCCAGGGTGCGGGGAATGGGGGTGGCGCTCATCATGAGCTGGTGGGGGTTCACCCCCTTGTTGTGGAGGGCGAGGCGCTGGGCGACACCGAAACGATGCTGCTCGTCCACCACCGCCAGCCCCAGGCGGGCGAATTCCACTCCTTCCTGAAAAAGCGCATGGGTGCCCACCACCAGGGGCGCCTCACCTTCGGCGATGAGGCGCAGCATGGCTGCCTTTTCCTTTTTCGACAGGCTTGAGGTCAGCCAGGCCACCCGCACCCCCAAGGGCTCGAACCATCCGGCGAGCTTGCGATGGTGCTGCTCCGCCAGAATTTCCGTGGGGGCCATCACCGCCGCCTGCCAGCCGCTGTCCACCGCTTGGGCGCAGGCAAGCGCCGCCACCACGGTCTTGCCGCTGCCCACATCCCCCTGCAGCAGGCGGTGCATGGGGTGGGGGGTGGCCAGGTCCCGGGCAATTTCCGCCACCACCCGCTCCTGGGCAGCCGTCAGGCGAAAAGGGAGGCTTTCCCTTAGCCGCTCGGTGAGCGCCCCGCGGCGGGCCAGCACCGGCGCCTGCCGCTGGCGCCGCCGCTGGTAATGGCGGCGCATGGAAAGCTGCTGAGCCAGCAGCTCGTCGAACTTGAGCCGCTGCCAGGCAGGATGCTGCCGCGCCTCCAGGGCGGCCGCGCTGGCGTGGGGAGGGGGTTCGTGGAGATGGCGCACCGCGGCGGCAAACTCCATCAGACCCAGGGCCTCGCGTACCTCCACCGGCAGGGTGTCGCTAAGATCGAGCCGCGCCAGCGCCTTGGCCACGAGCGCCCGCAGGGCATGCTGGGACAGACCGGCGGTGGTGGGATAGACGGGCGTCAGGCTCTCCTTCAGGGGCGTGTGGTTGCCCACGACCCGGAACTGGGGATGGACCATCTCCGGGCCGAGGAAGCCCTGGCGGATTTCCCCCAGAAGACGCACCCGCGCCCCTTCCTGCAGGGCCTTCACCTGATTGGGATAGAAGTGCAAAAGCCGCAGGTAGAGGCTGCCCGTGGCATCCTCGATCAGGCAGAGGAACTGGCGTCGGGGGCGCAGACGCACTTCGGCCTTGACCACCTGCCCCTCCACCTGCACGGTGCGGCCGAAGGGCGCCTCACGGATGGGATAGAGGTGGGTTTCATCCACATAACGCAGGGGCAGGTGCAGCACCAGGTCGAAATCGCGGCGAATCCCCAGGCGTTCGAGCCGCTCCCGCACCGCCTGCGAGGCCTCGCCGATCACCGATGTGGGAGATGGATGCGCCGCGCCCGCCACCGCTTTCCCGGTTTCAGCGGCTTAGCACCATGACCGCGTCCGCCTCCACCAGGGCTCCCCGCGGCAACGCCGCCACACCCACCGCCGCGCGCGCCGGGTAGGGCTCGCGGAAATACTGGGCCATGATTTCGTTGACCTTGGCGAAGTGGCCGAGATCGGTGAGGAAGACATTGAGCTTGACCACATCCTGAAGACTTCCCCCCGCCGCCACCGCCACCGCCTGCAGATTGCGGAAGACGCGGTCGATCTGGTTTTCGATGCCCTCCACCAGTTGCTGGGTTTG
Encoded proteins:
- the thiS gene encoding sulfur carrier protein ThiS, producing MELWVNGEARHVPPHTTVAALLESLHLAGRRLAVERNGEIVPKSRHAEVELQPGDRLEIVVAVGGG
- a CDS encoding RidA family protein; translation: MSKEIIRTPDAPQAIGTYSQAVRVGQTVYLSGQIGLDPQTQQLVEGIENQIDRVFRNLQAVAVAAGGSLQDVVKLNVFLTDLGHFAKVNEIMAQYFREPYPARAAVGVAALPRGALVEADAVMVLSR
- a CDS encoding AsmA family protein, producing MRKPDRRAALIVFLVLTGLLLAAHLFAANLLKPRLEQLVETRTQRHLGIGGDLRLILFPRPALALARLTLSERGREGEFATVEGLRLGLAFWPLLRGEVVLTELEVTGLRAHLVRFADGRTNFDDLFAREKTPAFRFDPRRLQVTGRLDFEDRQRGRRAITDFTFAAARPGGKTASTLTFQGRLNLDSPPTALAFKGTGRAELNVAEKRLAWQELALEAKGEVPGGRRVEVTGRGDGEAAWPPLTLRVENLTVRARMEEEGQTAELNLALPRLSLTGQKLEVRQASGTLTAARGMARLSAALSLPELVGGGEKLTARLKLEAEGRHTAGHFTLRLATPLEVLPATGRLVASAVVGEVTLDAPPLPRTLRLALSGCAAGARDAIGARFVARGEGTTAHVQLTLLPGRSPWLVFDARLDRLTLQSPRAAGEAARHPFELSRLGALPIDGRLRVGSLNLDGFHAKDVVLRLGPQGEEAGREGPGLWAQGEPCP
- a CDS encoding PhnD/SsuA/transferrin family substrate-binding protein encodes the protein MKLRTGLIGFIALLLSLPAWAADFYILGVQDYVRSPIIVVREYQGLANYLGRQLKKPVRVEAVKTYDEYMKKAQAGRYDFMYAPPSMIMKANRLAGYEPVVKIPGLLSAAFMALADSNIAFPEDMKGKRIGFYEKDAMITQLALAELKAMGIDPAKYFRSVTFYSDATAVLNALQYRLIDVGVAASPLFNVWTNRGYNLVLVLQGKGMPHLTFAVRKDFPQKALLTQALLKAHEDAEAAEYFKFNGYTHFEPARLADYDELVKFLDIK
- a CDS encoding thiazole synthase, which codes for MDPLIIAGKSYSSRLLVGTGKYKDFEETRRAVEASGAEIVTVAIRRTNIGQDPNQPSLLDVLPPSRYTYLPNTAGCYTAEEAVRTLRLARELLDGHDLVKLEVLGDAETLYPNVVETLRAAEILVREGFKVMVYTSDDPIVAKRLEDLGCVAIMPLASLIGSGMGILNPWNLQIIIDRISVPVIVDAGVGTASDAAIAMELGCDAVLMNTAIAAARDPVLMASAMKMAVEAGRAAYLAGRMPKKVYQASPSSPVEGVIGR
- the recG gene encoding ATP-dependent DNA helicase RecG, yielding MAGAAHPSPTSVIGEASQAVRERLERLGIRRDFDLVLHLPLRYVDETHLYPIREAPFGRTVQVEGQVVKAEVRLRPRRQFLCLIEDATGSLYLRLLHFYPNQVKALQEGARVRLLGEIRQGFLGPEMVHPQFRVVGNHTPLKESLTPVYPTTAGLSQHALRALVAKALARLDLSDTLPVEVREALGLMEFAAAVRHLHEPPPHASAAALEARQHPAWQRLKFDELLAQQLSMRRHYQRRRQRQAPVLARRGALTERLRESLPFRLTAAQERVVAEIARDLATPHPMHRLLQGDVGSGKTVVAALACAQAVDSGWQAAVMAPTEILAEQHHRKLAGWFEPLGVRVAWLTSSLSKKEKAAMLRLIAEGEAPLVVGTHALFQEGVEFARLGLAVVDEQHRFGVAQRLALHNKGVNPHQLMMSATPIPRTLAMSYYADLDVSVIDELPPGRTPVVTKLVEESRRDEVIARIREACRQGRQAYWVCPLVEESEKLQLKAAEETYAALRSTFPDLRVGLVHGRMGAREKAQVMEDFKAGEIQLLVATTVIEVGVDVPNASLMVIEHAERMGLAQLHQLRGRVGRGAAASVCILLYQRPLSELARARLKVIYESADGFEIARQDLALRGPGEFLGARQSGVPMLRIADPTADTELLSLAREVAPRLLSAHPEAVERHLARWLPQAEEFMNA